The Streptomyces sp. P9-A4 genome contains a region encoding:
- a CDS encoding UDP-N-acetylmuramoyl-L-alanyl-D-glutamate--2,6-diaminopimelate ligase: protein MTTITPHSGNRKSNSGEAPGSFGPPQGAPGTLTAVPHADQYRTAPPRPEQARPTPLGDLAAQLGVDVPGIARTAEISGITHDSRAVRPGDVYAALPGARLHGADFVTQAAGLGAAAILTDPTGAERAAATGLPVLAVEDPRGRMGELAAEIYGRPGDGLLQIGITGTSGKTTTAYLVEGGLRGTGHSTGLVGTVEMRIGDERIKSERTTPEATDLQALFAVMRERGVDAVAMEVSSHALVLGRVDGCVFDVAVFNNLSPEHMEFHSDMDDYYRAKAGLFTPGRSRLGVVNLDDAYGRRLAGEATVPVLTFSAEGRADADWRAEDLVLGSHDSTFTAVGPGGERFPATAPLPGPFNVANTLAAIATLAAAGLDPKAAAEGVAAVPGVPGRLERVEAGQPYLAVVDYAHKTDAVESVLRSLREVTEGRLHVVIGCGGDRDTTKRGPMGAAAARLADTTVLTSDNPRSEDPLKILSAMLAGAAEVPAEERGDVLVEADRAAAIAAAVRRARPGDTLLVAGKGHEQGQEIAGVVRPFDDREVLRAVILEQNAPAAPADEGAEASHQNSQG from the coding sequence GTGACAACGATCACCCCCCATTCCGGGAACCGGAAATCGAACTCCGGCGAGGCCCCGGGCTCTTTTGGCCCCCCACAGGGTGCGCCCGGTACGCTCACCGCCGTGCCACACGCTGATCAGTACCGAACCGCCCCGCCCCGGCCGGAGCAGGCCCGCCCGACACCCCTGGGCGACCTGGCCGCACAGCTGGGGGTCGACGTCCCCGGCATCGCCCGGACCGCCGAGATCTCGGGGATCACCCACGACTCCCGGGCCGTGCGCCCCGGCGACGTCTACGCGGCCCTGCCCGGAGCCCGCCTGCACGGCGCCGACTTCGTGACCCAGGCCGCCGGACTCGGCGCCGCCGCGATCCTCACCGACCCGACGGGCGCCGAGCGTGCCGCCGCGACCGGCCTGCCGGTCCTGGCCGTCGAGGACCCGCGCGGCCGGATGGGCGAACTCGCCGCCGAGATCTACGGACGGCCCGGCGACGGCCTCCTCCAGATCGGCATCACCGGCACCTCCGGCAAGACCACCACCGCCTACCTCGTCGAGGGCGGACTGCGCGGCACCGGGCACAGCACCGGTCTCGTCGGCACCGTCGAGATGCGGATCGGCGACGAACGCATCAAGTCGGAGCGGACCACCCCCGAGGCCACCGACCTCCAGGCGCTCTTCGCCGTCATGCGCGAGCGGGGCGTCGACGCCGTCGCCATGGAGGTCTCCAGCCACGCCCTGGTCCTCGGCCGGGTCGACGGCTGCGTCTTCGACGTCGCCGTCTTCAACAACCTCAGCCCGGAGCACATGGAGTTCCACTCCGACATGGACGACTACTACCGGGCGAAGGCCGGGCTCTTCACGCCCGGGCGCAGCCGCCTGGGCGTGGTCAACCTCGACGACGCGTACGGCCGCAGGCTCGCCGGGGAGGCGACCGTCCCGGTCCTCACCTTCTCCGCCGAGGGCCGCGCCGACGCCGACTGGCGCGCCGAGGACCTCGTCCTCGGCTCCCACGACTCGACGTTCACCGCCGTCGGCCCCGGAGGCGAGCGGTTCCCCGCCACCGCCCCGCTGCCCGGCCCGTTCAACGTCGCCAACACCCTCGCCGCGATCGCCACCCTCGCCGCCGCGGGCCTCGACCCGAAGGCCGCCGCCGAGGGCGTAGCCGCGGTCCCCGGCGTCCCCGGCCGCCTGGAGCGGGTCGAGGCGGGCCAGCCGTACCTCGCCGTCGTCGACTACGCGCACAAGACGGACGCCGTCGAATCGGTGCTGCGCTCCCTGCGCGAGGTCACCGAGGGCAGGCTGCACGTGGTCATCGGCTGCGGCGGCGACCGGGACACCACCAAGCGCGGCCCGATGGGCGCCGCCGCCGCCCGGCTCGCCGACACCACCGTCCTGACCTCCGACAACCCCCGCTCCGAGGACCCGCTCAAGATCCTCAGCGCCATGCTCGCGGGCGCCGCCGAGGTACCGGCGGAGGAGCGCGGCGACGTCCTGGTCGAAGCCGACCGGGCCGCCGCCATCGCCGCCGCCGTCCGCCGCGCGCGGCCCGGCGACACCCTCCTGGTCGCCGGCAAGGGCCACGAGCAGGGCCAGGAGATCGCCGGGGTCGTACGGCCCTTCGACGACCGCGAGGTCCTGCGCGCGGTGATCCTCGAACAGAACGCCCCGGCCGCCCCGGCGGACGAAGGCGCCGAAGCCAGCCACCAGAACAGTCAGGGATGA
- a CDS encoding peptidoglycan D,D-transpeptidase FtsI family protein has product MPTKEPPRRRVPGPARPARPRPASAGARPSRPAPRPAAAKRTPSRPPARQPRTIRLGSPRPRLRLISFGLTLVMLVFVVRLLQVQAVDASAYAAKADRYRFQEYTLSAERGEITDRNGIALAASVDAYDITADPKLFTPEESKLPDAPEQAAALLAPLLGKEPAELAKKLRTPKSRYTLLARKQTPQVWNQIRDLKRVYGQKAQRSDGGNGVNLLGGVLSEPSTKRVYPNGELAAGILGYVNAEGKGAGGVESMLDPELAGQDGKIRFTESRGRQVPTAGSQGTPAVPGSDIELTIDRDIQWAAQQAITEQVQKSKADRGYVVVQNTRTGEVLAMANAPGFDPNDLSAANAAAMGNAALQDAYEPGSTSKVMSMAAVLEEGKAAPDTHVTVPNRLHRGDRLFKDDVDHKTWYLTLNGVLAKSSNIGTILATGQLGATQAESNRVLHSYLRKFGIGSPTGLNYPGETPGILAKPQDWSTSQQYTIPFGQGLSVNAMQAASVYSTIANGGVRVEPTLVRGTKGPDGRFTPAPKPEESRVVSEKTAKTLAQMLESVVDDREGTGKKAAIPGYRVAGKTGTANRVDPELGRYKGYTASFAGFAPADDPEITVYCAIQNPTKGNYFGGQICGPIYKKVMEFALKTLHVAPTGSTPARLPVEFDPTP; this is encoded by the coding sequence GTGCCCACCAAGGAGCCCCCGCGCCGCCGCGTCCCCGGACCCGCCCGGCCCGCGCGCCCCCGGCCCGCGTCCGCCGGAGCCCGCCCGTCCCGCCCGGCACCCCGCCCGGCGGCCGCGAAGCGGACCCCGTCCAGGCCCCCGGCCCGGCAGCCCCGCACCATCCGCCTCGGCAGCCCCCGCCCCCGGCTGCGGCTGATCTCCTTCGGCCTGACCCTCGTCATGCTGGTCTTCGTGGTGCGGCTGCTCCAGGTCCAGGCCGTCGACGCCAGCGCGTACGCGGCCAAGGCCGACCGGTACCGCTTCCAGGAGTACACGCTCTCCGCCGAGCGCGGCGAGATCACCGACCGCAACGGCATCGCGCTCGCCGCCAGCGTCGACGCGTACGACATCACCGCCGACCCCAAGCTCTTCACGCCCGAGGAGTCCAAGCTCCCCGACGCGCCCGAACAGGCCGCCGCCCTCCTCGCCCCCCTGCTCGGCAAGGAGCCCGCGGAGCTGGCCAAGAAGCTCCGTACCCCCAAGTCCCGCTACACCCTGCTGGCCCGCAAGCAGACCCCCCAGGTCTGGAACCAGATCAGGGACCTCAAGCGGGTCTACGGGCAGAAGGCCCAGCGCTCCGACGGCGGCAACGGCGTCAACCTCCTCGGCGGGGTCCTCAGCGAGCCCAGCACCAAGCGCGTCTACCCGAACGGCGAGCTGGCCGCCGGGATACTGGGCTACGTCAACGCCGAGGGCAAGGGCGCAGGCGGCGTCGAGTCCATGCTCGACCCGGAGCTGGCCGGCCAGGACGGCAAGATCCGCTTCACCGAGTCCCGCGGCCGGCAGGTGCCCACAGCGGGCTCCCAGGGCACCCCCGCCGTCCCCGGCTCCGACATCGAGCTGACCATCGACCGGGACATCCAGTGGGCCGCCCAGCAGGCCATCACCGAGCAGGTGCAGAAGTCCAAGGCCGACCGCGGCTACGTCGTCGTGCAGAACACCCGGACCGGCGAGGTCCTCGCCATGGCCAACGCCCCCGGCTTCGACCCCAACGACCTCTCCGCCGCCAACGCCGCCGCCATGGGCAACGCCGCCCTCCAGGACGCCTACGAGCCCGGCTCCACCAGCAAGGTCATGTCCATGGCCGCCGTCCTGGAGGAGGGCAAGGCGGCCCCCGACACCCATGTCACCGTCCCCAACCGGCTCCACCGCGGCGACCGGCTCTTCAAGGACGACGTCGACCACAAGACCTGGTACCTGACCCTCAACGGCGTCCTCGCCAAGTCCAGCAACATCGGCACCATCCTCGCCACCGGCCAGCTCGGCGCCACCCAGGCCGAGTCCAACCGCGTCCTCCACAGCTATCTGCGCAAGTTCGGCATCGGCAGCCCCACCGGCCTGAACTACCCGGGCGAGACCCCCGGCATCCTGGCCAAGCCCCAGGACTGGTCCACCTCGCAGCAGTACACGATCCCCTTCGGCCAGGGCCTCTCCGTGAACGCCATGCAGGCCGCCTCCGTGTACTCGACCATCGCCAACGGAGGCGTACGCGTCGAGCCGACCCTCGTCCGCGGCACCAAGGGACCCGACGGGCGCTTCACCCCGGCGCCCAAGCCCGAGGAGTCACGCGTCGTCAGCGAGAAGACCGCCAAGACTCTCGCCCAGATGCTGGAGTCCGTCGTCGACGACCGGGAGGGCACCGGCAAGAAGGCCGCCATCCCCGGCTACCGCGTCGCCGGCAAGACCGGCACCGCCAACCGCGTCGACCCCGAACTCGGCCGCTACAAGGGCTACACCGCCTCCTTCGCCGGATTCGCCCCCGCCGACGACCCGGAGATCACCGTCTACTGCGCCATCCAGAACCCCACCAAGGGCAACTACTTCGGCGGACAGATCTGCGGCCCCATCTACAAGAAGGTCATGGAGTTCGCCCTCAAGACCCTCCACGTCGCCCCCACGGGCAGCACGCCCGCCCGACTGCCGGTCGAATTCGACCCCACCCCGTGA
- a CDS encoding FtsB family cell division protein has protein sequence MSTAKGPLKGRAARLGRLMPSGPSTAARTPFVLLVVVLLGGGLITLLLLNSALNQGSFQLNELKNRTTELTDEEQALQRDVDDYAAPDALERRARELGMVPGGSPAFLGPDGKVLGRPSEAVAPEPSPTPKPITKPAPTEPPKPPANTGTSANTGTSAATGPGPGGTGRRTEPTAARPRPSGR, from the coding sequence GTGAGCACGGCGAAGGGGCCCCTCAAAGGGCGGGCCGCGCGGCTCGGACGGCTCATGCCCTCCGGGCCCAGCACGGCGGCCCGCACCCCCTTCGTCCTGCTCGTCGTGGTGCTGCTCGGTGGCGGCCTGATCACCCTGCTCCTGCTGAACTCGGCCCTCAACCAGGGCTCCTTCCAGCTGAACGAGCTCAAGAACAGGACCACCGAGCTGACCGACGAGGAGCAGGCGCTCCAGCGGGACGTCGACGACTACGCGGCGCCCGACGCCCTGGAGCGCCGGGCCCGCGAGCTGGGCATGGTGCCCGGCGGCAGCCCCGCCTTCCTCGGCCCCGACGGCAAGGTGCTCGGCAGGCCCTCGGAGGCGGTCGCCCCGGAGCCGAGCCCGACACCGAAGCCGATCACGAAGCCGGCCCCGACCGAGCCCCCGAAGCCACCGGCGAACACCGGCACCTCGGCGAACACCGGGACCTCCGCCGCCACCGGTCCGGGCCCCGGCGGCACCGGCCGACGGACAGAGCCCACAGCCGCCCGCCCCCGACCCTCCGGCAGGTGA
- the rsmH gene encoding 16S rRNA (cytosine(1402)-N(4))-methyltransferase RsmH — MSNDRHVPVMLQRCLDMLAPALERPGAVVVDCTLGLGGHSEALLKRFPEVRLVALDRDKEALRLSGERLAPYGERATLVHAVYDELPEVLDRLGLPTVDGVLFDLGVSSMQLDEADRGFAYAQDAPLDMRMDQTTGISAAEVLNTYPPGELVRILRAYGEEKQAKRIVSAVVRERDKEPFTNSARLVELIRDSLPQAAKRTGGNPAKRTFQALRIEVNRELDSVEKAIPAAVAAIGVGGRVVVLSYQSLEDRIVKQVFAAGAATTAPPGLPVVPEKYQPRLKLLTRGAELPTEEEVAENRRAAPARLRGAERIREDVR, encoded by the coding sequence TTGAGCAACGACCGACACGTCCCGGTCATGCTCCAGCGGTGCCTGGACATGCTGGCCCCCGCCCTGGAGCGCCCCGGCGCGGTCGTCGTCGACTGCACCCTGGGCCTCGGCGGCCACAGCGAGGCACTCCTGAAGCGGTTCCCCGAGGTGCGGCTCGTCGCCCTCGACCGCGACAAGGAGGCCCTGCGGCTCTCCGGCGAGCGGCTCGCCCCTTACGGAGAGCGCGCCACGCTCGTGCACGCCGTCTACGACGAGCTGCCCGAGGTCCTCGACCGGCTCGGCCTCCCCACCGTCGACGGCGTCCTCTTCGACCTCGGCGTCTCCTCGATGCAGCTGGACGAGGCCGACCGCGGCTTCGCCTACGCCCAGGACGCCCCGCTCGACATGCGCATGGACCAGACGACCGGCATCAGCGCCGCCGAGGTCCTCAACACCTACCCGCCCGGCGAGCTGGTCCGCATCCTCCGCGCGTACGGCGAGGAGAAGCAGGCCAAGCGGATCGTCTCCGCGGTCGTGCGCGAGCGCGACAAGGAGCCGTTCACCAACAGCGCCCGGCTCGTCGAGCTGATCCGTGACTCGCTGCCGCAGGCCGCCAAGCGCACCGGCGGCAACCCGGCCAAGCGCACCTTCCAGGCCCTGCGCATCGAGGTCAACCGCGAGCTCGACAGCGTCGAGAAGGCGATCCCGGCGGCGGTGGCGGCCATCGGCGTCGGCGGCCGGGTCGTCGTCCTCTCGTACCAGTCGCTGGAGGACCGCATCGTCAAGCAGGTCTTCGCGGCCGGCGCGGCCACCACCGCCCCGCCCGGACTGCCGGTCGTCCCCGAGAAGTACCAGCCCCGGCTGAAACTGCTCACCCGGGGCGCCGAGCTGCCCACCGAGGAGGAGGTCGCCGAGAACCGGCGCGCCGCCCCGGCCCGGCTCCGGGGCGCCGAACGCATCCGGGAGGACGTCCGGTGA
- a CDS encoding beta-class carbonic anhydrase: MSTSAHSSADAIRTGGTVTDRLVGANAHYAADFTDPGMDARPVLRVAVVACMDARLDLHAALGLELGDCHTIRNAGGVVTDDVIRSLTISQRALGTRSVMLVHHTNCGLESLTEDFRHELEDEVGQRPAWAVEAFRDVDQDVRQSMQRVRTSPFLLHADDVRGFVFDVTTGLLREIDPSAEPVAAPSAGSTAEPSSDPA; encoded by the coding sequence ATGTCGACCTCCGCGCACTCCTCTGCCGACGCCATACGCACCGGCGGCACGGTCACCGACCGTCTCGTCGGGGCGAACGCGCACTACGCCGCCGATTTCACCGACCCCGGAATGGACGCGCGGCCCGTGCTGCGCGTCGCCGTCGTCGCCTGCATGGACGCCCGTCTCGACCTGCACGCGGCCCTCGGCCTCGAGCTCGGCGACTGCCACACCATCCGCAACGCCGGCGGGGTCGTCACCGACGACGTCATCCGCTCGCTCACCATCAGCCAGCGCGCCCTCGGCACCCGCAGCGTGATGCTGGTGCACCACACGAACTGCGGTCTGGAATCGCTGACCGAGGACTTCCGGCACGAGCTGGAGGACGAGGTCGGGCAGCGTCCGGCCTGGGCCGTCGAGGCCTTCCGTGACGTGGACCAGGACGTCCGGCAGTCGATGCAGCGGGTGCGGACCTCCCCCTTCCTGCTGCACGCCGACGACGTCCGGGGCTTCGTCTTCGATGTGACGACGGGTCTCCTGCGCGAGATCGATCCGTCGGCCGAGCCGGTGGCCGCACCGTCCGCCGGGTCGACCGCCGAACCGTCTTCCGACCCGGCGTAA
- a CDS encoding AAA family ATPase, whose amino-acid sequence MTTYDDRASLTDLTTTVERVRRSVESVIEGKPEVVRLSLTVLLAEGHLLIEDVPGVGKTMLAKTLARSIDCSVRRIQFTPDLLPSDVTGVSIFDQQRRDFEFKPGAIFAQIVIGDEINRASPKTQSALLESMEERQVTVDGQTYELPSPFMVVATQNPVEMEGTYPLPEAQRDRFMARVSIGYPSAEAELRMLDVHGSVSPLDDLQPVAHAHDILKLVEAVRAVHVADSVRRYAVDIVAATRTHADLRLGASPRATLHLLRAAKASAALSGREYVLPDDLQALAAPVLAHRLLPTAQAQLNRRTAEQVVQDILQRIPVPAATPPAGPLYGQQPGARRL is encoded by the coding sequence GTGACGACCTATGACGATCGAGCGAGCCTCACTGATCTGACCACCACCGTGGAGCGTGTCCGCAGGTCGGTGGAGAGCGTGATCGAGGGCAAGCCCGAGGTCGTACGGCTTTCGCTGACCGTGCTGCTCGCCGAGGGACACCTCCTCATCGAGGATGTCCCCGGCGTCGGCAAGACCATGCTCGCCAAGACCCTGGCCCGGTCCATCGACTGCTCGGTGCGCCGCATCCAGTTCACCCCCGACCTGCTGCCCTCGGACGTCACGGGCGTGTCGATCTTCGACCAGCAGCGAAGGGACTTCGAGTTCAAGCCGGGCGCGATCTTCGCGCAGATCGTGATCGGCGACGAGATCAACCGCGCCTCGCCGAAGACGCAGTCCGCGCTCCTGGAGTCCATGGAGGAGCGCCAGGTCACCGTCGACGGCCAGACCTACGAGCTGCCCAGCCCGTTCATGGTGGTCGCCACGCAGAACCCGGTCGAGATGGAGGGCACCTACCCGCTGCCCGAGGCCCAGCGCGACCGCTTCATGGCCCGGGTCTCCATCGGCTACCCGAGCGCCGAGGCCGAGCTCCGGATGCTCGACGTGCACGGCTCGGTCTCCCCGCTGGACGACCTCCAGCCGGTCGCCCACGCCCACGACATCCTGAAGCTGGTCGAGGCGGTGCGCGCGGTGCACGTCGCCGACTCCGTACGCCGGTACGCGGTCGACATCGTCGCCGCCACCCGCACCCACGCCGACCTGCGGCTCGGCGCCTCCCCCCGGGCCACGCTGCACCTGCTGCGGGCCGCGAAGGCCTCCGCCGCGCTGAGCGGCCGCGAGTACGTGCTGCCCGACGACCTCCAGGCCCTCGCCGCGCCCGTCCTCGCCCACCGGCTGCTGCCGACGGCGCAGGCCCAGCTGAACCGGCGCACCGCCGAGCAGGTCGTCCAGGACATCCTGCAGCGCATCCCCGTCCCGGCCGCCACCCCGCCCGCCGGACCGCTCTACGGCCAGCAGCCCGGCGCCCGGCGGCTGTGA
- a CDS encoding DUF58 domain-containing protein — MGGTAVPDGQRGDEDDRGGLRTALGGLTTRGRSFLAAGVAAAVCAYVLGQADLLRVGLLLATLPLICVLVLHRTRYRVAASRRLTPQRVEAGSEARVQLRMENVSKLPTGLLMLQDHVPYMLGPRPRFVLDRVEAGGRREVSYRVRSDLRGRFPLGPLQLRLNDPFGMCELTRSFSAYDTLTVVPRTEALPPVKLVGESLGHGDGQQRSLALAGDDDIIPRAYRHGDDLRRVHWRSTARYGELMVRREEQPQRARCTVLLDTRRVAYQGSGPDSAFEWAVSGAASALVHMLERGYAVRLVTDTGSTVPGEGSEGFAAPAQDSAESAGLMMDTLAVVDHSEGGGLSRASDALRGGDEGLLVAFVGDLDEEQAALTARMRGRAGAAVAFVLDSGTWLTGGAVAGAVEDRVRQLREAGWTALPVPPGARLADLWQQAAGMRAESAADTYGGWS; from the coding sequence ATGGGTGGCACCGCCGTGCCCGACGGGCAGCGGGGCGACGAGGACGACCGGGGCGGTCTGCGGACCGCCCTCGGCGGTCTCACCACCCGCGGCCGTTCCTTCCTCGCCGCCGGGGTGGCCGCCGCCGTCTGCGCGTACGTCCTCGGCCAGGCCGATCTGCTGCGGGTCGGGCTGCTGCTCGCCACGCTGCCGCTGATCTGCGTCCTCGTGCTGCACCGCACCCGCTACCGGGTCGCGGCCTCCCGCCGGCTCACCCCGCAGCGGGTGGAGGCCGGCTCCGAGGCCCGGGTGCAGCTGCGGATGGAGAACGTCTCCAAGCTGCCCACCGGGCTCCTGATGCTCCAGGACCACGTGCCGTACATGCTGGGGCCCCGCCCCCGCTTCGTCCTCGACCGGGTCGAGGCGGGCGGGCGGCGCGAGGTGTCCTACCGGGTCCGCTCCGACCTGCGCGGACGCTTCCCGCTCGGACCGCTCCAGCTGCGGCTGAACGACCCCTTCGGGATGTGCGAGCTGACCCGGTCCTTCAGCGCGTACGACACCCTCACCGTCGTGCCCAGGACGGAGGCCCTGCCGCCGGTGAAGCTCGTCGGCGAGTCCCTGGGGCACGGCGACGGACAGCAGCGCTCGCTCGCCCTCGCGGGCGACGACGACATCATCCCGCGCGCCTACCGCCACGGCGACGACCTGCGCCGGGTGCACTGGCGCTCCACCGCCCGCTACGGCGAGCTGATGGTCCGCCGCGAGGAGCAGCCGCAGCGGGCCCGCTGCACGGTCCTCCTCGACACCCGCCGGGTCGCCTACCAGGGCTCCGGCCCCGACTCCGCCTTCGAATGGGCGGTCTCCGGCGCCGCCTCCGCCCTCGTCCACATGCTGGAGCGCGGCTACGCCGTGCGGCTGGTCACCGACACCGGCAGCACGGTTCCCGGCGAGGGGTCCGAGGGCTTCGCCGCCCCGGCACAGGACTCGGCCGAGTCGGCCGGTCTGATGATGGACACCCTCGCGGTGGTCGACCACTCCGAGGGCGGCGGTCTCTCCCGCGCCTCCGACGCGCTGCGCGGCGGCGACGAGGGGCTGCTCGTCGCCTTCGTCGGGGACCTCGACGAGGAACAGGCGGCACTGACCGCCCGGATGCGCGGACGCGCCGGTGCGGCCGTCGCCTTCGTCCTGGACTCCGGTACCTGGCTGACCGGCGGCGCCGTCGCCGGGGCCGTCGAGGACCGGGTGCGGCAGCTGCGGGAGGCGGGCTGGACGGCGCTGCCCGTACCGCCCGGCGCCCGGCTCGCCGACCTGTGGCAGCAGGCGGCCGGAATGCGGGCCGAGTCCGCCGCCGACACCTACGGAGGATGGTCATGA
- a CDS encoding transglutaminase TgpA family protein: MSGRARLTLAAWAATLMGAGALLPLVKPATWIFTAAFVLALVSGVGTLARRAPLARPLTVLAQLLVTVLVLTAIFAREQAVLWFLPGPQVFTHAADLFRAGAEDVGRYAIPAPDTEGIRLMLVGGVVGIGLLVDTLAVTFRRAAPAGLPLLALYSVAAGLSGGGAGWLWFLLAASGYLLLLLAEGRDRLSAWGRVFGGAQRSGRSGSAVATGGSAFAPARTGRRIGAVAMGVAMVVPFALPGFTGGLLGGGGGEGTGGTGKGGTISAVNPLVSLQDNLRQPEDREVLRYRTNARENSGMYLRLVALDQFDGTSWKSSVRPIEDVPEQLPWPQGLAQDVRATEVTSNFVASDGYEQKWLPMPYPAARVDIGGRWRYEPTGRMLVGDDKQTTRGARYQVTSLDVQPTAEQLAAAPPAPDKLRREYTKVPASLPEDVKSTALNVTKGARNDYERAVKLQDWFARDGGFRYDVDVVSGSGVQAISRFLKDKEGFCVHFSFSMAAMARSLGIPARVAVGFMPGTTQTDGSVSVGIRDAHAWPELYFEGAGWTRFEPTPSRGSTPGYTRADTPSGTATGPSQPQQSASAQPSAAPSASESCTPQMRRLGDCGPDAAAGGAASDGSGPDPLTVFLVTLGILVVLTLPFLPLLWRTRVRARRLGPAGTRGPEEAAARTLAVWEEINDTAWDYGVEPDEARTPRTTAARIVRLGELGGEAEAAVHRVARAVEEVLYAPRPAPAAGLAEEAGRIRAGFHAAADRRARLRALLAPRSAARLRWSTADRWSRTTTAWALRRQELVARVTAPFRRASRETG, encoded by the coding sequence ATGAGCGGGCGCGCACGGCTGACCCTGGCCGCCTGGGCCGCCACCCTGATGGGCGCGGGAGCGCTGCTCCCACTGGTGAAGCCGGCCACCTGGATCTTCACGGCGGCCTTCGTGCTCGCGCTGGTGAGCGGGGTGGGCACGCTGGCCCGACGGGCGCCGCTGGCCCGGCCGCTGACGGTGCTCGCCCAGCTCCTCGTCACGGTGCTCGTACTGACCGCGATCTTCGCCAGGGAGCAGGCGGTCCTCTGGTTCCTGCCCGGCCCGCAGGTCTTCACGCACGCCGCCGACCTGTTCCGGGCGGGCGCCGAGGACGTCGGGCGGTACGCGATCCCCGCACCGGACACCGAGGGCATCCGGCTGATGCTGGTGGGCGGAGTCGTCGGGATCGGCCTCCTCGTGGACACCCTCGCGGTCACCTTCCGCAGGGCGGCCCCGGCCGGTCTTCCGCTGCTCGCCCTGTACTCGGTCGCGGCCGGGCTCTCGGGCGGCGGCGCGGGCTGGCTCTGGTTCCTCCTCGCGGCCTCCGGCTATCTGCTGCTGCTCCTCGCCGAGGGCCGCGACCGGCTCTCGGCGTGGGGGCGGGTCTTCGGCGGGGCCCAGCGCTCCGGCCGTTCCGGGTCCGCCGTCGCGACCGGCGGCAGCGCCTTCGCGCCGGCCCGCACCGGCCGCCGGATCGGCGCCGTGGCCATGGGCGTCGCGATGGTCGTGCCGTTCGCGCTGCCCGGCTTCACCGGCGGTCTGCTCGGCGGCGGCGGTGGCGAGGGGACGGGCGGGACCGGCAAGGGCGGCACGATCTCGGCCGTGAACCCGCTGGTCTCCCTCCAGGACAACCTGCGCCAGCCGGAGGACCGGGAGGTCCTGCGCTACCGGACCAACGCCCGCGAGAACTCCGGGATGTATCTGCGGCTCGTCGCCCTCGACCAGTTCGACGGCACCTCGTGGAAGTCCTCGGTCCGCCCGATCGAGGACGTGCCCGAGCAGCTGCCCTGGCCGCAGGGACTCGCCCAGGACGTCCGGGCCACCGAGGTGACCAGCAACTTCGTCGCCTCCGACGGGTACGAGCAGAAGTGGCTGCCGATGCCGTACCCGGCCGCCCGGGTCGACATCGGGGGACGCTGGCGGTACGAGCCGACCGGGCGGATGCTCGTCGGCGACGACAAGCAGACCACCCGCGGCGCCCGCTACCAGGTCACCAGCCTCGACGTGCAGCCGACCGCCGAGCAGCTGGCCGCGGCCCCGCCGGCCCCTGACAAGCTGCGCCGCGAGTACACCAAGGTGCCCGCTTCGCTGCCGGAGGACGTGAAGAGCACGGCCCTGAACGTCACCAAGGGCGCCCGCAACGACTACGAACGGGCGGTGAAGCTCCAGGACTGGTTCGCCAGGGACGGCGGCTTCCGCTACGACGTCGACGTGGTGTCGGGCAGCGGGGTGCAGGCGATCTCCCGGTTCCTGAAGGACAAGGAGGGCTTCTGCGTCCACTTCTCCTTCTCGATGGCGGCGATGGCCCGCTCGCTCGGTATCCCGGCGCGGGTCGCGGTGGGCTTCATGCCCGGCACCACGCAGACCGACGGATCGGTCTCGGTCGGCATCCGGGACGCGCACGCCTGGCCCGAGCTGTACTTCGAGGGCGCCGGGTGGACCCGGTTCGAGCCGACGCCCTCGCGGGGTTCCACCCCCGGCTACACCAGGGCCGACACGCCCTCGGGCACGGCCACCGGTCCCTCGCAGCCCCAGCAGAGCGCCTCCGCGCAGCCGTCCGCCGCGCCGAGCGCCTCGGAGAGCTGCACGCCGCAGATGCGCCGCCTCGGCGACTGCGGCCCGGACGCGGCGGCGGGTGGTGCGGCCTCGGACGGCTCGGGCCCGGACCCGCTGACGGTGTTCCTGGTGACGCTCGGGATCCTCGTCGTCCTCACGCTCCCCTTCCTCCCGCTGCTCTGGCGGACCCGGGTGCGGGCCCGCCGGCTCGGTCCGGCCGGAACCCGCGGCCCCGAGGAGGCGGCGGCACGGACGCTCGCGGTCTGGGAGGAGATCAACGACACGGCCTGGGACTACGGGGTCGAGCCGGACGAGGCACGGACGCCGAGGACGACGGCGGCCCGGATCGTCCGCCTGGGCGAGCTGGGCGGCGAGGCCGAGGCCGCGGTGCACCGGGTGGCACGGGCGGTGGAGGAGGTGCTGTACGCGCCGCGTCCGGCACCTGCCGCGGGCCTCGCGGAGGAGGCCGGCCGGATCCGGGCGGGCTTCCACGCGGCGGCGGACCGCCGTGCCCGCCTCCGCGCACTCCTCGCACCCCGCTCGGCGGCCCGGCTGCGCTGGTCGACGGCGGACCGCTGGTCGCGGACGACGACGGCCTGGGCGCTGCGCCGCCAGGAGCTGGTGGCCCGGGTGACGGCC